From a single Aspergillus puulaauensis MK2 DNA, chromosome 2, nearly complete sequence genomic region:
- a CDS encoding uncharacterized protein (COG:G;~EggNog:ENOG410PKEX;~InterPro:IPR036259;~TransMembrane:5 (o20-39i46-65o71-94i106-125o208-227i)), producing MRADQVQGGDPIGIGIRALPIGFGIIFGAAITLILIPVVKGRTTPLMIFSCALMTAGTGAISVGTPHNLSTLWGLTTIASIAVGCVIIPCSIIAQLVCPVELIGTITAITLSIRFIGGAVAFTAYDNVLYHKLNGYILTIVAPAIVENGIVAPSREDVIGVLASLAAQAKFPELEETIAANPAVKHKEIAYDVVIGAMQESYALAFRYPYWISIAFGAISLVCSFFLKDVRTVIRGEN from the exons ATGAGGGCTGACCAAGTGCAAGGTGGCGACCCTATAGGCATTGGCATTCGAGCCTTGCCCATTGGTTTTGGTATTATCTTTGGAGCTGCCATAACCCTAATACTCATCCCAGTCGTAAAGGGCCGCACCACGCCGTTGATGATATTCTCATGTGCTCTAATGACAGCAG GAACCGGTGCCATCTCAGTCGGCACGCCACATAATCTCTCTACCCTCTGGGGCCTGACTAccatcgcctccatcgcAGTCGGCTGCGTTATAATCCCCTGCTCCATAATCGCGCAGCTTGTATGCCCCGTTGAGCTCATCGGcaccatcacagccatcaccCTCAGCATCCGTTTTATAGGCGGCGCAGTAGCCTTCACGGCCTATGACAACGTGCTCTACCATAAATTAAACGGATACATCCTCACCATCGTCGCGCCCGCTATAGTCGAGAACGGCATCGTAGCTCCATCTCGGGAAGACGTTATTGGAGTGCTTGCAAGCCTAGCTGCTCAAGCCAAGTTTCCGGAACTAGAAGAGACTATTGCTGCTAATCCTGCTGTGAAGCATAAAGAGATCGCGTATGACGTTGTGATTGGAGCTATGCAGGAGTCTTACGCGCTGGCTTTCAGGTACCCATATTGGATTAGTATTGCGTTCGGAGCCATCTCTTTGGTGTGCTCGTTCTTTTTGAAAGACGTGAGGACAGTTATACGGGGCGAGAACTAA
- a CDS encoding uncharacterized protein (COG:S;~EggNog:ENOG410Q1M7;~TransMembrane:1 (o141-163i)), giving the protein MDDSFYDPPAGYALRKNGTCGADQETCGNPWLDWHNCCPKGTECNEHNTCCPEKAGCEQWLVEDPHCANNKTWDLYETEPGGNFFCCLSTSSAYLAGGLESNGSATTGIACADGIPDGAKDEALVPVARGTAYQSSTNKGAIAGGVVGGCAGLALIIALVWFLMRRRRQQARATDPLTSSDPSTPAQDKKGVYGFELDNNAVRPELQGNPNTMAHELPPDTVPQELPASPVR; this is encoded by the exons ATGGATGACAGCTTCTACGACCCGCCCGCTGGCTATGCACTCCGGAAAAACGGCACGTGCGGTGCGGATCAGGAGACGTGTGGGAATCCCTGGCTTGACTGGCACAACTGCTGCCCCAAGGGCACGGAGTGCAACGAGCACAACACCTGTTGTCCGGAGAAGGCAGGGTGCGAGCAGTGGCTCGTGGAAGACCCGCACTGTGCAAACAATAAGACCTGGGACCTCTACGAGACCGAGCCCGGCGGCAATTTCTTCTGCTGTTTGAGCACGTCGAGCGCCTACCTCGCCGGGGGCCTGGAGTCCAACGGGAGTGCTACTACAGGTATTGCCTGTGCTGACGGGATTCCGGACGGGGCAAAAGATGAAGCCTTGGTTCCAGTCGCGAGAG GCACTGCGTACCAATCATCTACCAACAAGGGAGCCATTGCCGGTGGTGTCGTCGGCGGGTGTGCTGGACTGGCTCTCATCATTGCCCTGGTTTGGTTCCTGATgcgtcgacggcggcaaCAGGCTCGGGCAACCGATCCTCTCACGAGTTCTGATCCTAGCACGCCAGCCCAGGACAAAAAAGGCGTATATGGGTTCGAACTTGACAATAATGCTGTGCGGCCAGAGCTACAGGGTAATCCCAATACAATGGCTCATGAGCTGCCTCCAGACACGGTACCCCAAGAGCTGCCTGCGAGCCCGGTTCGGTAG
- a CDS encoding uncharacterized protein (COG:M;~EggNog:ENOG410Q18J;~InterPro:IPR000845,IPR035994,IPR002110,IPR027417, IPR007111,IPR036770,IPR020683;~PFAM:PF05729,PF12796,PF00023,PF13857,PF01048, PF13637,PF13606;~go_function: GO:0003824 - catalytic activity [Evidence IEA];~go_function: GO:0005515 - protein binding [Evidence IEA];~go_process: GO:0009116 - nucleoside metabolic process [Evidence IEA]) gives MMKRKRELHIDPLTPTPPSKYSIISSTAERGDDTVPLTPEDYTVGIICALPIEMAAVSAVLDSRHHNLPVRPSDHNTYTLGRIGPHNTVIACLPAGVYGTTSAAVVASNLLISFPSIRFGLLVGIGGGAPSNADIRLGDVVVSKPTAGSGGVVQYDYGKAVSSGYLLRTGMLNKPPQILLTAISRLQSDHMLTGSGLSERLSELAKKSSMFAHPGQDIDRLFHANYEHTDGQKACDECESSFLVARARRANDLPVIHYGLIASGNQVLKHAATRDRLAKELNILCFEMEAAGMIDHFPSLVIRGICDYSDSHKNKQWQPYAAAAAAAYARELLSIVPGRQIEQAPAFSASLPNAELVYRVSQWLTPMDFSAVHRDIISKRQEGTGEWLLKSDEYVAWLSGMQPTLFCHGIPGAGKTMMSSIVIQDIQMRFSDDGQVGIAYLYFNFKRHTEQSPTDMFAILLKQLVEEWPALPEALETLYEYHIRRGTRPVLYELTQMLLQIIGRFRRVFWIIDALDECADTDGARTTLLREIGRLQKQTTISLFVTSRPNPEIQSQFQGRLSMEIRASDKDIQRYLADQMPRLPLCVSQDPELQGIIKDEIVRAADGMFLLAQLHMDSLYDKTTRKSIRRALEELPEGIDELDDAYESAMLRITSQKYGFQKLARRVLLWITCAKRPLTTQELRHALAVEISEPEIDDENLTEVADMVSVCAGLVTIDQESNIIRLVHYTTQDYFQRTQQTWFPYAETEVAAVCIAYLSFSAFAPGHCYTDESFESRVEANRLFLYAACNWGYHARETSTVLGEIVLDFLENETRMSSSTQAMTVSSKKPGYSQDIPQHVTGLHLAAYFGLTNALITLLKNGHYPDREDTYGRTPLSWAAGNGQEASTKLLLASMRADPGSKDKNGESPLSWAAKLGHVSTLQAMLDKGADPNIPNASSQTPLSLAAQNGHTIAVKLLLSRGADANFKDRMSMSPLAWAACRGHFTVADVLLKQANIEPDLKHHSGQTPLSLAASEGHTGVLKHFLITHMEIDPNSRDDRGRSPLSWAAAKGHEAAVTLLLQDYRVDPDIPDKHGQTPLSLAAANGRATVTELLLANNKVNPVSVSEEGQTPLCFAAMHGHVSTVKVLLTKCEGDSIVPDVQDDCGRTSLLWAAKNGHERVVEALLETGRVNISLKDKGGHTSYDWARKNGHHAIVRLLVHQ, from the exons ATGATGAAGCGAAAGAGGGAGCTTCATATTGATCCCCTCACGCCGACGCCGCCATCAAAATACTCGATTATTTCGAGCACGGCTGAGAGGGGTGATGATACGGTGCCACTAACTCCCGAGGACTACACGGTCGGCATCATATGTGCGCTTCCAATCGAGATGGCCGCAGTTAGTGCAGTACTAGATTCCAGGCACCATAATCTCCCGGTACGTCCAAGTGACCACAACACCTACACACTGGGGAGAATTGGGCCTCACAACACGGTGATTGCCTGCTTGCCCGCGGGTGTCTACGGAACAACGAGTGCCGCAGTAGTGGCGTCTAACCTGTTGATCTCATTTCCTTCCATCAGGTTTGGGCTTCTGGTTGGTATTGGCGGGGGGGCGCCTAGTAACGCCGATATTCGACTGGGGGATGTCGTGGTCAGCAAACCAACTGCGGGCTCCGGGGGTGTTGTACAGTATGATTACGGCAAAGCTGTGTCGTCCGGATATCTCCTTCGGACTGGCATGTTAAACAAACCGCCGCAGATACTCTTGACGGCGATTTCCAGACTGCAATCCGATCACATGCTCACTGGCAGTGGTCTATCTGAAAGACTCTCTGAACTGGCAAAGAAAAGTAGCATGTTCGCGCACCCCGGCCAAGACATCGATCGGCTCTTCCATGCAAACTACGAGCATACCGATGGGCAGAAAGCATGCGACGAGTGTGAATCGAGCTTTCTCGTGGCTCGGGCTCGGAGGGCTAACGATCTACCGGTCATTCACTACGGGTTGATTGCGTCGGGCAATCAAGTATTAAAGCACGCAGCGACTAGAGATCGACTCGCCAAAGAACTCAATATTCTATGTtttgagatggaggcagCGGGGATGATAGACCATTTTCCCAGTCTGGTGATCAGGGGCATCTGTGATTATTCGGATTCCCATAAGAACAAGCAATGGCAGCCATACGCGGCagccgcggcggcagcaTATGCCAGAGAGCTTCTGTCAATTGTTCCTGGGAGGCAGATAGAACAAGCCCCGGCCTTTTCAGCTTCTTTGCCAAATGCAG AACTAGTCTACCGTGTTTCTCAGTGGTTGACCCCCATGGATTTCTCCGCGGTACATCGCGATATCATCAGCAAGCGGCAAGAAGGGACAGGAGAGTGGCTTCTAAAGTCTGACGAGTACGTGGCCTGGCTCAGCGGGATGCAGCCAACATTGTTTTGCCATGGAAttcctggagctggaaagacAATGATGTCGTCCATTGTTATCCAAGACATCCAGATGAGATTTAGCGATGATGGTCAGGTTGGCATAGCGTATCTGTACTTTAACTTTAAGCGCCATACCGAGCAGTCGCCGACGGACATGTTTGCCATTCTGTTGAAACAGCTAGTAGAGGAATGGCCGGCATTACCTGAAGCTTTGGAGACCTTATACGAGTACCACATCAGACGAGGGACTCGACCAGTGTTGTATGAGCTGACTCAAATGCTACTACAAATTATCGGCCGATTCCGCAGGGTCTTCTGGATTATTGATGCTCTGGATGAATGCGCAGACACTGATGGGGCTAGAACCACCCTATTGCGTGAGATTGGCCGGTTGCAGAAACAGACAACAATTAGTCTGTTCGTGACTTCGCGTCCTAACCCCGAGATACAAAGCCAGTTTCAGGGCAGATTGTCAATGGAGATTCGTGCCAGTGACAAGGATATCCAGAGATACCTGGCCGACCAGATGCCAAGATTACCGCTTTGCGTCTCGCAGGACCCCGAGCTGCAAGGCATCATAAAAGATGAAATTGTGAGAGCAGCCGACGGAAT GTTTCTCCTTGCTCAGCTACATATGGACTCGCTATACGACAAGACGACGCGCAAGTCCATCCGGAGGGCGCTAGAAGAGCTTCCCGAGGGGATAGATGAACTTGATGATGCCTACGAAAGCGCCATGCTAAGAATCACCAGTCAGAAATATGGCTTCCAAAAACTGGCTAGACGGGTCCTTCTTTGGATAACCTGTGCCAAGAGGCCGTTGACCACACAAGAGCTACGCCATGCTTTGGCGGTCGAGATCAGCGAACCAGAAATAGACGACGAAAACTTGACCGAGGTGGCAGACATGGTCTCGGTTTGTGCCGGGCTGGTCACGATTGACCAAGAAAGCAACATAATCCGCTTGGTGCATTATACAACACAAGACTACTTTCAAAGAACCCAGCAGACGTGGTTCCCGTACGCCGAAACCGAGGTGGCAGCAGTATGTATCGCATATTTGTCGTTTAGTGCTTTTGCGCCTGGGCATTGTTACACGGACGAGTCATTCGAATCTAGAGTAGAAGCAAACAGACTCTTTCTCTACGCAGCATGCAACTGGGGATACCATGCGCGGGAGACATCAACCGTCTTGGGCGAAATAGTCCTGGATTTCTTGGAGAATGAAACCAGGATGTCCAGTTCCACGCAGGCTATGACCGTCTCTTCCAAGAAACCTGGGTATAGCCAGGACATTCCACAGCACGTCACCGGTCTGCATTTAGCAGCTTACTTTGGGCTGACAAATGCCTTGATTACCTTGTTGAAAAATGGCCACTATCCAGACCGGGAAGATACATATGGTCGAACGCCATTATCTTGGGCTGCAGGAAATGGACAAGAAGCTTCCACAAAACTGCTCTTGGCTTCAATGAGGGCAGATCCCGGCTCAAAAGACAAGAACGGCGAAAGTCCGCTATCCTGGGCAGCAAAATTGGGACATGTCTCCACATTGCAAGCGATGCTAGACAAAGGAGCCGATCCTAATATTCCGAATGCGTCAAGCCAGACACCTCTCTCGCTTGCTGCTCAAAATGGACATACCATAGCAGTAAAGTTGTTGCTGAGTAGAGGTGCTGATGCTAATTTTAAGGACAGAATGAGCATGTCACCACTTGCTTGGGCAGCTTGCCGAGGGCATTTTACCGTAGCAGATGTTCTACTCAAGCAAGCAAATATCGAGCCAGACTTGAAGCACCACTCTGGTCAGACTCCACTATCCCTAGCAGCATCAGAGGGCCACACGGGCGTACTAAAGCATTTTCTCATAACCCATATGGAAATCGACCCGAATTCTCGCGACGACCGGGGCCGTTCGCCCTTGTCATGGGCCGCGGCAAAGGGCCACGAGGCAGCAGTGACTCTACTACTGCAGGATTATCGCGTCGATCCGGATATCCCAGATAAACATGGGCAGACACCATTATCCCTTGCTGCTGCAAATGGAAGAGCCACCGTTACCGAATTGCTTCTGGCCAACAACAAAGTCAATCCAGTCTCGGTATCCGAGGAAGGCCAGACGCCGCTTTGTTTCGCTGCTATGCATGGCCATGTCTCTACCGTTAAAGTGCTACTCACAAAATGTGAGGGTGACAGTATTGTTCCAGACGTTCAGGATGACTGTGGGCGAACGTCTTTACTATGGGCCGCCAAAAATGGACACGAAAGAGTCGTCGAGGCGCTACTTGAAACGGGCAGGGTCAACATATCTTTGAAGGATAAAGGCGGCCACACGTCCTACGATTGGGCACGGAAGAACGGACATCATGCCATAGTTCGGCTTCTCGTCCATCAGTGA
- a CDS encoding uncharacterized protein (COG:G;~EggNog:ENOG410QDH2;~TransMembrane:1 (i40-59o)), with protein sequence MEASRRGSTHRENVEAKPSGLLMHEDVQLSPEETRAERRLVWKIDLIILPLLSLMYFLAALDRGDVSNTEVAGMGTELALTASQ encoded by the exons ATGGAAGCCTCCAGGAGAGGCAGCACCCACCGGGAGAATGTTGAAGCCAAGCCCAGCGGACTGTTGATGCACGAGGATGTCCAGCTTTCACCAGAGGAAACGAGGGCAGAGCGACGCTTGGTGTGGAAGATCgacctcatcatcctccccctcctaTCGTTGATGTATTTCCTCGCTGCTCTG GATCGAGGGGATGTCAGCAACACAGAAGTGGCTGGTATGGGCACGGAGCTGGCGCTGACAGCGTCTCAGTAA
- a CDS encoding uncharacterized protein (COG:G;~EggNog:ENOG410PKEX;~InterPro:IPR005829,IPR020846,IPR036259,IPR010573;~PFAM:PF07690;~TransMembrane:7 (i54-72o92-113i180-201o207-229i250-269o281-300i321-341o);~go_component: GO:0016021 - integral component of membrane [Evidence IEA];~go_function: GO:0022857 - transmembrane transporter activity [Evidence IEA];~go_process: GO:0055085 - transmembrane transport [Evidence IEA]): MRTEQTTRISCEDEKPADEGATHVSDISNIDHTDTLQVAPEDGSGVHERMSWKLFLPLVTMSFLWVGSQIPLYLFGSVIPLIYSDIGGYDRYIWLVIGYLIPNAALCPFVGALSDMFGRRSVAICGQTLLILGPVVTATAKEMNIAIAGEVFSGLGAGLNELIALAGTAEMVPYQKRGTYIGGIVFTILPFCPSVLWAQMIAKASHWRYVGIVVGLWNFIGLVLVIFFYKGPAGHTSTRNKMEIVREVDYIGGFLSTVGVLCFMMGMQWGAQQYPWDSAHVLAPFILGIVGIIAFFVWEVKFAPYPMVPAKLFSKDKRTMTAILLVTFWSGGNYFVLLLLWPTQCYNV, from the exons ATGAGAACAGAGCAGACAACGCGCATTAGTTGCGAAGATGAGAAACCAGCAGATGAAGGCGCCACCCACGTTTCAGACATCTCCAACATAGACCATACCGACACTCTCCAAGTTGCCCCCGAAGATGGGTCAGGCGTTCATGAGCGC ATGAGCTGGAAGCTCTTCCTACCACTGGTTACCATGTCTTTTCTCTGGGTCGGCTCGCAGATCCCACTGTACCTCTTTGGCAGCGTCATACCGCTCATCTACTCAGATATTGGCGGCTACGATCGCTATATCTGGCTGGTCATAGGCTATCTTATCCCCAACGCCGCCCTGTGTCCCTTCGTCGGCGCGTTGTCGGACATGTTCGGCCGGCGCTCTGTTGCAATCTGTGGACAAACTCTCTTGATTCTCGGGCCTGTCGTCACAGCCACCGCAAAGGAAATGAACATTGCCATTG CCGGCGAAGTATTTTCCGGCCTCGGTGCCGGTTTGAACGAACTGATTGCACTCGCGGGCACAGCAGAGATGGTGCCATACCAAAAGCGTGGAACTTATATTGGTGGCATTGTCTTCACGATCCTGCCATTTTGCCCCTCTGTGCTCTGGGCACAAATGATCGCAAAGGCCTCGCACTGGCGGTACGTAGGTATTGTCGTGGGCCTGTGGAATTTCATTGGTCTCGTGCTCGTTATTTTCTTCTACAAGGGCCCCGCTGGACACACTTCTACCCGGAACAAGATGGAAATAGTGAGGGAAGTTGACTACATTGGTGGCTTTCTAAGCACTGTGGGAGTGTTGTGTTTCATGATGGGCATGCAGTGGGGTGCTCAGCAA TATCCATGGGACAGCGCGCATGTGCTTGCACCGTTTATTCTCGGAATTGTCGGCATCATCGCCTTTTTCGTATGGGAGGTGAAGTTTGCCCCGTATCCCATGGTCCCTGCGAAGCTTTTCTCCAAGGATAAGCGGACGATGACAGCCATCCTGCTTGTTACGTTCTGGAGCGGCGGCAACTACTTTGTCCTTCTACTCCTCTGGCCGACTCAGTGCTATAACGTCTAG
- a CDS encoding uncharacterized protein (COG:S;~EggNog:ENOG410Q07U;~SECRETED:SignalP(1-19)): MKSLFLLLLACLWAQASLARGDLNTAISDVKRILVPHHPPGHDADILDHLSPKSGHSLFFRESAKKGILGAAFGQMNATFTHPTVLLDHSSHVLDVHCSKSSLKVCFRNEESRRLAALAWQSHLGPFFLSPFHKGCGKHHEGQRSYFKFGSIAPASNARCADVQATDVPAEDAMESFDLDFGHEQNPGRSADLRRRSDASSLIASQETIDISDDEELLSEFFGVEWNTTYPANTTAATPMLHNGTVEATKRSSMRRSNLHRRLWGPFQAIVDVAEKTKNVIVDASNAVADAAVSAYNTVVDFGKDVGRLVQDSLNYEWSLGASISRSWDIGGAGTQAVPTSPGLFGEGEGLAISSNGLIPGNIQCENCYARGDVSVAGHIGWTLNDGLKTGYLEVGGEWDSRLALGFQISGQAKVEAFQKKLLRKNLVNLEIPGVIAIGPEVTLGVVFDIYFQAQTEMLLGAQFKVSRGSARIDLVDKQKNHFNGFVPSLEPIAKYRGKEETGFILDFGLPLGLEFGVRLLGGKWEKSVGLFDQPSFQVKGKAPAEGCNGIDMSLAIQNYIYLSASGLYDYAIDTRELWNKPLGCIASSAGSSKRLSSKRQAPRSIAGLLPRQADDEAAAMELEDPEDAVDQTFEDGAASTKPPPQDKVPVNASQVDSVTGYSYRLLADLNETAILVSGKEDRLYLAPYGDPDASSGSPFSTEPSVSDAVILGDVFGGYLNFSPEEMALTGVSNLRSSRLTKVYEGNRFISLTEVQVNSHNATAGMYVAVEARTERVYSLVTCSVIDMGTRMYVVDPAQKDIVQRLSNNELEDTIVGGPVRGCQYVYLTSRTRGLQLPQVGRKGR, translated from the exons ATGAaatctctctttcttctatTACTTGCCTGCCTTTGGGCTCAAGCTAGCCTAGCTCGTGGGGACTTGAATACGGCCATCAGCGATGTCAAGCGGATTTTGGTACCCCATCACCCGCCTGGGCATGACGCTGATATCCTTGACCATCTGAGTCCCAAATCTGGCCATTCGCTGTTTTTTCGCGAGTCTGCGAAGAAAG GAATTCTCGGTGCTGCGTTTGGACAGATGAACGCAACATTCACCCATCCTACCGTGCTACTTGATCACTCGTCGCATGTTTTAGATGTCCACTGCTCAAAGTCCAGCCTCAAGGTCTGCTTCCGAAACGAGGAATCTCGACGTCTGGCTGCGCTGGCATGGCAGAGCCATCTGGGCCCGTTCTTCCTCTCGCCCTTCCACAAGGGATGCGGGAAGCACCATGAAGGCCAACGGAGCTATTTCAAGTTCGGCTCCATAGCGCCGGCCTCGAATGCGAGATGCGCTGATGTTCAGGCTACAGACGTCCCGGCAGAGGATGCGATGGAGAGCTTTGATCTTGATTTCGGGCACGAACAGAACCCCGGTAGGTCGGCGGATCTGCGACGGAGAAGTGATGCCTCCTCCTTGATTGCCTCGCAGGAAACGATTGACATctcggacgacgaagagTTGCTGAGCGAGTTCTTTGGCGTGGAGTGGAATACTACCTACCCGGCCAATACGACGGCGGCCACTCCGATGCTGCATAACGGGACTGTTGAGGCGACCAAGAGGTCTAGCATGCGCCGGTCCaacctccatcgccggctATGGGGCCCATTCCAGGCGATAGTTGACGTTGCGGAG AAAACGAAGAACGTAATTGTCGATGCTAGCAACGCGGTAGCCGATGCCGCGGTCTCGGCCTATAACACCGTCGTTGATTTCGGCAAGGATGTCGGACGGCTTGTCCAAGACAGCCTGAATTACGAATGGAGCCTGGGAGCATCTATCAGCAGATCCTGGGATATCGGCGGCGCAGGAACCCAGGCGGTGCCCACCAGCCCTGGCCTCTTCGGCGAAGGAGAGGGCCTGGCTATCAGCTCTAATGGCCTGATCCCCGGTAACATCCAGTGCGAGAACTGCTACGCCCGCGGCGATGTGTCGGTGGCGGGCCACATTGGGTGGACGCTCAACGACGGCCTCAAGACGGGGTACTTGGAGGTTGGCGGCGAATGGGACTCTCgcctggcgctgggcttCCAGATCAGTGGCCAGGCCAAGGTGGAAGCCTTCCAGAAGAAGCTGTTGCGGAAGAATCTCGTAAACCTGGAGATCCCCGGGGTGATTGCCATTGGACCCGAAGTCACCCTCGGCGTCGTGTTCGACATCTACTTCCAAGCGCAGACCGAGATGCTGCTGGGCGCGCAGTTCAAGGTCTCCAGGGGCTCAGCTCGCATCGACCTGGTGGACAAGCAGAAGAACCACTTTAACGGGTTCGTGCCAAGTCTGGAGCCCATTGCAAAGTACCGCGGAAAAGAGGAAACGGGCTTTATCCTGGACTTTGGCCTGCCCCTTGGTCTTGAATTCGGTGTCAGGCTGCTTGGTGGGAAATGGGAGAAGTCGGTTGGACTCTTCGACCAGCCTTCGTTCCAAGTCAAGGGGAAAGCCCCAGCGGAGGGTTGCAATGGCATCGACATGTCCCTGGCCATCCAGAACTATATCTACCTGAGTGCTAGTGGTTTGTACGACTACGCAATCGATACGCGGGAGCTATGGAACAAGCCGTTAGGGTGTATCGC GAGCAGTGCGGGATCCTCCAAGAGACTATCTTCCAAGCGACAGGCACCGCGTAGCATCGCCGGTCTGCTTCCACGCCAGGCAGACGATGAGGCGGCAGCCATGGAGCTCGAAGACCCCGAAGACGCCGTGGATCAGACCTTTGAAGACGGCGCTGCCTCAACCAAGCCCCCGCCTCAGGACAAGGTCCCGGTCAACGCGTCCCAGGTGGACTCGGTCACTGGCTACTCGTACAGACTACTAGCCGACCTCAACGAGACAGCGATTCTGGTGTCCGGCAAAGAAGACCGCCTATACCTGGCGCCGTATGGGGATCCGGATGCGAGCTCCGGATCTCCATTTTCCACTGAGCCTTCAGTCTCGGACGCAGTCATCCTTGGCGATGTCTTCGGAGGCTATCTGAACTTCAGTCCGGAGGAAATGGCCCTCACGGGGGTGAGTAACCTGAGGTCATCTCGGCTGACCAAGGTGTATGAGGGAAATAGGTTCAT TTCCTTGACTGAGGTCCAAGTCAACAGCCACAACGCAACTGCAGGGATGTATGTGGCAGTTGAGGCAAGGACCGAGCGGGTGTACAGCCTGGTGACATGTAGCGTCATTGACATGGGCACAAGAATGTACGTGGTGGACCCCGCTCAGAAGGATATTGTCCAGCGTCTGTCCAACAACGAGCTAGAGGATACAATAGTTGGTGGCCCGGTCAGAGGATGTCAGTATGTGTACTTGACATCGCGTACGCGAGGCTTGCAGCTGCCGCAGGTTGGCCGCAAAGGGCGGTAG
- a CDS encoding uncharacterized protein (COG:G;~EggNog:ENOG410QDH2;~InterPro:IPR036259;~TransMembrane:1 (o20-44i)) has translation MNGLIAYGIQIDLNNVHGWLAWRWILLVEGVVSIGSGFFVMALLPPVPERAHRFFTAEEKQIAIRRSKQAFNTPHTGVKLKQLRFSLGIQ, from the exons ATGAATGGCCTCATCGCCTATGGTATCCAGATCGATTTGAACAATGTTCACGGGTGGCTGGCGTGGCGATGGATTTTGCTCGTTGAAG GAGTCGTGTCGATTGGATCAGGGTTTTTCGTTATGGCATTGCTGCCTCCGGTCCCGGAAAGAGCCCACCGGTTCTTCAcggcggaagagaagcagattGCGATTCGGCGATCCAAACAAGCCTTCAACACTCCCCATACGGGGGTCAAGCTCAAACAACTGCGCTTCTCTCTCGGTATCCAATAA